From Heliomicrobium modesticaldum Ice1, a single genomic window includes:
- the purC gene encoding phosphoribosylaminoimidazolesuccinocarboxamide synthase produces MNKLEQIYEGKAKKVFRTENPDIYWIEYKDSATAFNGEKKAEIENKGVLNNRISALFFQYLAKQGVPSHFVELINDREMLVKSLQIIPVEVVARNIVAGSLAKRVGQPEGTPLAKPVLEFYYKDDALGDPMINEYHIAAMEWATPEQMDVIKAIALKVNEILKEFLAGLNIDLVDFKLEFGLHNGEVLLGDEISPDTCRFWDSRTREKLDKDRFRRDMGGLEEAYREILNRLEGKLKG; encoded by the coding sequence TTGAACAAACTGGAGCAGATTTACGAAGGAAAAGCCAAAAAGGTCTTCCGGACCGAAAACCCTGATATCTACTGGATTGAGTACAAGGACTCGGCGACCGCCTTCAACGGCGAAAAGAAGGCGGAGATCGAAAACAAGGGTGTCCTCAACAACCGCATCTCGGCCCTCTTTTTTCAATACTTGGCCAAGCAAGGCGTTCCGTCCCACTTCGTTGAGCTGATCAACGACCGGGAGATGCTCGTCAAGTCCCTGCAGATCATCCCCGTCGAAGTGGTTGCCCGCAACATCGTTGCCGGCTCATTGGCCAAGCGTGTCGGCCAGCCGGAAGGCACGCCGCTGGCCAAGCCGGTCCTCGAGTTTTATTACAAAGATGACGCCCTCGGCGACCCGATGATCAACGAATACCACATCGCCGCTATGGAGTGGGCCACGCCGGAACAGATGGACGTCATCAAAGCCATCGCGCTCAAGGTCAACGAGATCCTCAAGGAATTCCTGGCCGGTTTGAACATCGACCTCGTCGACTTCAAACTGGAGTTTGGTCTCCACAATGGCGAGGTGCTCCTAGGTGACGAGATCTCGCCCGACACCTGCCGTTTCTGGGACAGCCGGACCAGAGAAAAACTGGACAAAGACCGTTTCCGCCGCGACATGGGTGGCCTTGAAGAGGCCTACCGGGAGATCCTGAACCGGTTGGAGGGCAAGCTGAAGGGGTAG
- a CDS encoding NCS2 family permease, whose protein sequence is MLEKLFHLKAKGTDVATEITAGITTFMTMAYILAVNPGILSATGMSKDAVFFATCVGAGLVTIAMGLYVNFPVALAPGMGLNAYFAVVASQRGGIPWDVALGAVFISGLIFIVLTVTQVRQLLIEAVPTSLKKAITAGIGLFITIIGLKLAHLTVVSLHLGPSLGNLTGSGGYGQLLYFEWDLIIGSFLKPDTMLALFGLILTAILMAMQVRGALLIGIVTTTLLGVPMGVTKIGDFAFTWPAFNDLAVGSLNIAGALELGLISVVLTFTFVELFDTFGTLVGTAGRAGLLDEQGRSPQIGKAMLVDAAGVSLGAFLGTSTITAYVESAAGIGEGGRTGLTAVTTGILFLLALVLAPFFRLIPDAATAPALIIVGVLMIGVVRDIDFDDFTDAFPAFLTFTLMPFTYNIANGIAAGIVFYTLLKAVTGKARQVHWLMYLLTILVIWRYVTLGGH, encoded by the coding sequence GTGCTGGAAAAACTGTTTCACTTAAAAGCCAAAGGGACCGACGTTGCCACGGAGATCACCGCCGGGATCACCACCTTCATGACGATGGCCTACATCTTGGCCGTCAATCCGGGCATCCTTTCCGCTACCGGGATGAGCAAGGACGCTGTCTTTTTCGCCACCTGTGTCGGCGCCGGGCTTGTCACCATTGCCATGGGGCTCTATGTCAATTTTCCCGTCGCCCTCGCGCCGGGAATGGGACTTAACGCCTACTTCGCCGTCGTCGCCTCCCAGCGGGGCGGCATCCCCTGGGACGTGGCCCTCGGGGCGGTCTTTATCTCGGGCCTCATCTTCATCGTGCTCACCGTCACCCAGGTGCGCCAACTGCTCATCGAGGCGGTGCCCACTTCCCTCAAAAAGGCGATCACCGCCGGCATCGGGCTCTTCATCACCATCATCGGGCTGAAGCTGGCCCACCTGACCGTGGTCAGCCTTCACCTGGGGCCGTCGCTGGGCAATCTGACCGGCTCAGGCGGCTACGGACAGCTCCTGTACTTTGAATGGGACCTCATCATCGGCAGTTTCTTGAAACCGGACACGATGCTGGCGCTTTTCGGGCTGATTCTGACGGCGATCCTGATGGCGATGCAGGTCCGGGGGGCTCTTCTGATCGGGATTGTGACGACCACCCTGCTGGGGGTCCCGATGGGCGTCACCAAAATCGGCGACTTCGCCTTCACCTGGCCCGCCTTCAACGACCTGGCCGTCGGTTCCTTGAACATCGCCGGCGCCCTGGAGCTGGGCCTCATCTCTGTCGTGCTCACCTTTACCTTCGTGGAGCTCTTCGACACCTTCGGCACCCTCGTCGGCACGGCCGGCCGGGCGGGGCTGCTCGATGAACAAGGGCGCTCTCCCCAGATCGGCAAAGCGATGCTCGTCGACGCTGCCGGCGTCAGCCTCGGCGCTTTCCTCGGCACCTCGACGATCACCGCCTATGTCGAATCGGCTGCCGGCATCGGCGAAGGCGGGCGGACGGGCCTCACCGCCGTCACTACCGGCATTCTCTTCCTGCTGGCCCTCGTCTTGGCACCCTTCTTCCGCCTCATCCCTGACGCCGCCACCGCGCCGGCCCTGATCATCGTCGGCGTCCTCATGATCGGCGTCGTCCGTGACATCGATTTTGATGACTTCACCGACGCCTTCCCCGCCTTCCTCACTTTCACCCTTATGCCCTTCACCTACAACATCGCCAACGGCATCGCCGCCGGCATCGTCTTTTACACCCTCCTCAAAGCCGTCACCGGCAAAGCCCGCCAGGTTCACTGGCTCATGTACCTGCTGACGATACTGGTTATCTGGCGGTACGTGACGTTAGGGGGGCATTAG
- the purB gene encoding adenylosuccinate lyase: MIERYTLKEMGAIWADENRFRKWLDVEVAACEALAVLGKIPQEAFEAIRDKADFNVQRILEIEEVTKHDVLAFLTNVAEYVGEESKYIHMGMTSSDVLDTALSLQMREAGEIILQKLKKLREVIGERAIEHKYTVMVGRTHGIHAEPVTFGLKLALWYDEVGRCIKRMNHAIDTISVGAISGAVGTFAQIDPFVEEYACRKLGLRPAPISTQVIQRDRHAEYMTTLAVIGSSLDKFATELRNLQRTDIHEVEEAFSKGQKGSSAMPHKKNPITSERVAGLARVLRGNALAALENVALWHERDITHSSVERVIIPDSTILLDYMLTKMIDIVANLNVFPENMQKNLEKTLGLVNSQRVMLALVDKGVLRETAYHWVQRNALKAWEVKRPFKELVLEDSEIMGKLSPAEVEGLFDYDYHIKHVDTLFKRVGL, translated from the coding sequence ATGATCGAACGTTACACACTCAAAGAAATGGGGGCCATCTGGGCCGACGAAAACCGTTTTCGCAAATGGCTGGATGTAGAGGTGGCCGCCTGCGAAGCCTTGGCCGTTTTGGGCAAGATTCCCCAGGAGGCATTTGAAGCCATCCGCGACAAGGCTGATTTCAACGTCCAGCGCATCCTCGAGATCGAAGAAGTAACCAAACACGACGTGCTCGCATTCCTCACTAACGTGGCCGAGTATGTCGGCGAGGAATCGAAATACATCCACATGGGCATGACCTCCTCGGACGTGCTCGACACCGCTCTGTCCTTGCAGATGCGCGAGGCCGGCGAGATCATCCTCCAGAAGCTGAAAAAGCTGCGCGAGGTCATCGGCGAGCGGGCCATCGAGCACAAGTACACCGTCATGGTCGGTCGCACCCACGGCATCCACGCCGAGCCGGTCACCTTCGGCCTTAAGCTGGCCCTTTGGTATGACGAGGTGGGCCGCTGCATCAAGCGGATGAACCACGCCATCGACACGATCAGCGTGGGCGCCATCTCCGGCGCGGTGGGCACCTTCGCCCAGATCGATCCCTTCGTCGAAGAGTACGCCTGTCGCAAGCTGGGCCTCCGTCCCGCCCCCATCTCCACCCAGGTTATCCAACGGGACCGCCATGCCGAGTACATGACCACCTTGGCTGTCATCGGCTCGTCGCTGGACAAGTTCGCCACGGAACTGCGCAATCTGCAGCGCACTGACATCCATGAGGTGGAAGAGGCCTTCTCCAAAGGTCAAAAAGGCTCTTCGGCCATGCCCCACAAGAAAAACCCGATCACCTCGGAGCGCGTCGCCGGCCTGGCCCGGGTGCTCCGCGGCAACGCCCTGGCGGCCTTGGAGAACGTGGCCCTCTGGCATGAGCGGGATATCACCCACTCCTCGGTGGAGCGCGTCATCATCCCCGATTCGACGATCCTCCTCGACTACATGCTGACCAAGATGATCGATATCGTCGCCAACCTGAACGTCTTCCCGGAGAACATGCAAAAGAACCTGGAAAAAACCCTCGGCCTCGTCAACAGCCAGCGGGTCATGCTCGCCCTCGTCGACAAGGGCGTCCTTCGCGAGACGGCCTACCACTGGGTTCAGCGCAACGCCCTCAAGGCCTGGGAAGTCAAGCGGCCCTTCAAGGAACTCGTCCTCGAAGACAGCGAGATCATGGGAAAACTGAGCCCTGCCGAAGTGGAAGGCCTCTTTGATTACGACTACCATATCAAGCACGTGGACACCCTCTTCAAGCGGGTCGGTCTGTGA
- the purN gene encoding phosphoribosylglycinamide formyltransferase: MTLKLGVLASGRGSNLQAVLDAIDAGRLDAQVVMVLSNRQDAPALERAALRGIPAVHLPPSEYPQRLDYDRKAAELLKSAGADTLLLAGYMRLITTALLDAFPGRIINIHPTLLPAFPGLHGHRQAIDYGVRFSGCTVHFVDEGLDSGPIILQAVVPVHPDDNEDTLAARILKEEHRILPEALQLLAEGRLRIEGRRVIIE, encoded by the coding sequence ATGACATTGAAGCTCGGCGTCCTCGCCTCCGGACGCGGCTCCAACCTGCAGGCCGTCCTCGACGCCATCGATGCCGGCCGCCTCGATGCCCAGGTCGTCATGGTCCTCTCCAACCGTCAGGACGCTCCGGCGCTGGAGCGGGCGGCGTTGCGGGGCATTCCGGCCGTTCACCTGCCGCCGTCGGAGTATCCTCAGCGGCTCGACTATGACCGCAAGGCGGCGGAACTGTTGAAAAGCGCCGGCGCCGACACGCTGCTGCTGGCCGGCTATATGCGGCTGATCACGACAGCGTTGCTCGACGCTTTTCCGGGGCGGATCATCAATATCCATCCGACCTTGTTGCCGGCCTTTCCCGGGTTGCATGGCCATCGCCAGGCTATTGACTACGGCGTGCGCTTTTCCGGTTGCACCGTCCATTTTGTCGATGAGGGGCTTGATTCGGGACCGATCATCCTCCAGGCTGTCGTTCCCGTTCACCCCGACGACAATGAAGACACCCTGGCGGCCCGCATCTTAAAGGAAGAACACCGTATCCTGCCGGAGGCCTTGCAACTTTTGGCCGAAGGCCGGCTACGGATCGAGGGCCGGCGGGTGATCATCGAGTAG
- the purE gene encoding 5-(carboxyamino)imidazole ribonucleotide mutase → MSQRNDKPLVGIIMGSDSDLKVMKDAAEVLEEFGVKSEMIVASAHRTPDRAARYAQTAEERGIEVLIAGAGMAAHLPGVIAAFTVLPVIGVPLQSGALRGWDSLLSIAQMPPGVPVATVAVDGAKNAGLLAVQILGGKHPHLREKFKAYKEKMVRQVEKKDANLGEPRPVF, encoded by the coding sequence ATGAGCCAGCGAAACGACAAACCCCTCGTCGGCATCATCATGGGCAGCGACTCTGACCTGAAGGTCATGAAAGACGCCGCCGAAGTCCTCGAGGAATTCGGCGTCAAGTCCGAAATGATCGTCGCCTCGGCCCACCGCACGCCTGATCGCGCCGCCCGCTACGCCCAGACGGCTGAAGAGCGCGGCATCGAGGTGCTCATCGCCGGCGCCGGCATGGCAGCCCACCTGCCCGGTGTCATCGCCGCCTTCACCGTCCTGCCTGTCATCGGCGTTCCCCTCCAATCGGGCGCCCTTCGCGGCTGGGACAGCCTGCTCTCCATCGCCCAGATGCCCCCTGGCGTCCCCGTGGCGACGGTGGCCGTCGACGGCGCCAAAAACGCCGGATTGCTGGCCGTCCAGATTCTCGGCGGTAAACACCCCCACCTGCGGGAGAAGTTTAAGGCCTATAAGGAAAAAATGGTCCGCCAAGTCGAAAAGAAAGATGCAAATTTGGGGGAGCCGAGACCGGTTTTTTAG
- the purH gene encoding bifunctional phosphoribosylaminoimidazolecarboxamide formyltransferase/IMP cyclohydrolase codes for MNRRALISVSDKTGVVDFARGLADLGFEIVSTGGTYQTIKAAGVPVTYVTEITGFPEILDGRVKTLHPKVHGGILARRTPEHLAQLEAHAIVPIDVVAVNLYPFRETVAKPGVTREEAVENIDIGGPAMVRASAKNHESVAIIVNPDRYATVLAELQQNGVVSEATRRALAREAFAHTAEYDAAIAAYLAAEAGDDDPFAGIFAPGKVEKVQDLRYGENPHQKAAFYRERGYRGAGAGTAKQRWGKELSFNNLLDLNAALELVREFDRPAAAIIKHNNPCGVAVAATLKEAYEKAFAADPVSAFGGIIAFNVAVDADTANEVVKTFMEAVIAPSFDEAALEILQQKKGLRIMETGPLADSAPATADVKKIRGGFLVQEADLGDVTAEQIQVVTERAPEEGELADLLFAWKVVKHVKSNAIVIAKDGVAIGVGAGQMNRVGSAQIALEQAKASRAFGGDSVDHNNPAQGAVLASDAFLPFKDTVETAARYGIRAIIQPGGSVRDAESIEACNRLGVAMVFTGMRHFKH; via the coding sequence ATGAACCGTCGCGCCCTCATCAGCGTCTCCGATAAGACCGGCGTCGTGGACTTCGCCCGGGGCTTGGCCGATCTCGGTTTTGAAATTGTATCCACCGGCGGTACATATCAGACGATCAAGGCCGCCGGCGTTCCCGTCACTTATGTGACCGAGATCACCGGCTTTCCCGAGATCCTTGACGGCCGTGTCAAGACGCTCCATCCCAAGGTTCACGGCGGCATCCTGGCCCGCCGGACGCCGGAGCACCTCGCCCAATTGGAGGCCCACGCCATCGTCCCCATCGACGTGGTGGCTGTCAACCTCTACCCCTTCCGCGAGACCGTCGCCAAGCCGGGCGTAACCCGTGAAGAGGCCGTTGAAAACATCGACATCGGCGGACCGGCCATGGTTCGGGCGTCGGCGAAAAACCACGAGTCGGTGGCCATCATCGTCAACCCTGACCGGTACGCCACCGTATTGGCCGAACTGCAACAGAACGGCGTCGTCTCGGAAGCGACCCGTCGCGCCTTGGCCCGGGAAGCCTTCGCCCATACAGCCGAGTATGACGCCGCCATCGCCGCTTACCTGGCGGCTGAAGCAGGCGACGACGACCCCTTCGCCGGCATCTTCGCCCCCGGCAAGGTGGAAAAAGTGCAGGATTTGCGCTACGGCGAAAACCCGCACCAGAAGGCTGCCTTCTACCGCGAAAGGGGCTACCGGGGGGCCGGTGCCGGAACGGCGAAACAACGCTGGGGCAAGGAACTGTCCTTCAATAACCTCCTCGACCTGAACGCCGCCCTGGAACTGGTTCGCGAATTCGACCGGCCTGCCGCCGCCATCATCAAGCACAACAATCCCTGCGGCGTCGCCGTCGCAGCCACATTAAAAGAGGCTTATGAAAAAGCTTTTGCCGCCGATCCGGTCTCCGCCTTTGGCGGCATCATCGCCTTCAACGTCGCCGTCGACGCCGACACCGCCAATGAGGTCGTCAAGACCTTCATGGAAGCCGTCATCGCGCCGTCCTTTGATGAAGCTGCCCTGGAGATCCTTCAGCAGAAAAAAGGTCTGCGCATCATGGAAACAGGGCCCCTCGCTGACAGCGCCCCGGCGACAGCCGATGTGAAGAAGATCCGCGGCGGTTTCCTCGTCCAGGAGGCCGACCTGGGCGACGTCACTGCTGAGCAGATCCAGGTCGTCACCGAACGGGCGCCGGAAGAAGGGGAACTGGCCGACCTCCTCTTCGCCTGGAAGGTGGTCAAGCACGTCAAGTCCAATGCCATCGTCATCGCCAAAGACGGCGTAGCAATCGGCGTCGGTGCCGGCCAGATGAACCGCGTCGGCTCGGCCCAGATCGCCCTCGAACAGGCGAAAGCCTCGCGGGCCTTCGGCGGCGACAGCGTCGATCACAACAACCCAGCGCAAGGCGCCGTCCTCGCCTCTGACGCATTCCTGCCCTTTAAAGATACGGTGGAAACGGCTGCCCGTTATGGGATCCGCGCCATCATCCAGCCAGGCGGCTCGGTTCGTGACGCTGAATCGATCGAAGCCTGCAACCGTCTTGGCGTCGCCATGGTCTTCACCGGGATGCGCCACTTCAAGCACTAA
- the purD gene encoding phosphoribosylamine--glycine ligase, translated as MKVLVVGGGGREHALVWKLKQSPRVAEVYCAPGNAGIARIAHCVDIKADDVTGILTFAWEKRIDLTVVGPEAPLSAGIVDVFNDHEMPIFGPTKKAAEIEGSKAFAKDLMRKYDIPTAAYGVFTEIEPAFQFIDKLAAARPVEAGCPCVVKADGLAAGKGVIVAADVAEAKEAVRSMLKGNAFGDAGRRVVIEEFLEGEEVSILAFTDGDHVLPMVSAQDHKRIFDGDQGPNTGGMGAYSPAPVYTEALAREVEKTVLLPTIQAMKAEGRPYRGVLYAGLMVTAQGPKVLEYNARFGDPETQPVLMRMQTDLVDVIEAILENRLEEQPIEWSSDATVCVVMAAGGYPGDYEKGKAISGLDDALPGVEVFHAGTAAKEDQIVTAGGRVLAVTAKGPTIGEAIDLAYRQVERIHFDGLQFRRDIGRRALERLQ; from the coding sequence TTGAAAGTCCTCGTCGTCGGCGGCGGCGGACGGGAACATGCCCTCGTCTGGAAACTGAAACAGAGCCCCCGCGTGGCCGAAGTCTACTGTGCCCCCGGCAATGCCGGGATCGCCCGGATCGCCCACTGCGTCGACATCAAAGCCGATGACGTGACCGGCATCTTGACCTTCGCCTGGGAAAAGCGCATCGACTTGACTGTCGTCGGACCGGAAGCGCCCCTGTCGGCCGGCATCGTCGATGTCTTCAATGACCACGAGATGCCCATCTTCGGCCCCACAAAAAAGGCGGCGGAGATCGAGGGCTCCAAAGCCTTCGCCAAGGATCTGATGCGGAAATACGACATCCCGACAGCCGCTTACGGTGTCTTCACCGAGATCGAGCCTGCCTTCCAGTTTATCGACAAACTGGCTGCCGCCCGTCCGGTCGAAGCAGGCTGCCCCTGTGTCGTTAAAGCTGACGGCCTTGCAGCAGGCAAGGGGGTCATCGTCGCCGCCGATGTGGCCGAAGCGAAGGAGGCCGTCCGCTCCATGCTTAAGGGCAACGCCTTCGGTGACGCCGGACGGCGCGTCGTCATCGAAGAGTTCTTAGAAGGCGAAGAAGTGAGCATCTTGGCCTTCACCGACGGCGACCATGTGCTCCCCATGGTGTCCGCCCAGGACCACAAGCGCATCTTCGATGGTGACCAGGGACCGAACACAGGCGGCATGGGCGCCTATTCGCCTGCCCCTGTCTACACGGAAGCACTGGCGCGTGAAGTCGAGAAGACTGTCTTGCTGCCCACCATCCAGGCGATGAAAGCCGAGGGGCGGCCCTACCGCGGCGTCCTCTATGCCGGACTGATGGTGACCGCTCAGGGGCCGAAGGTGCTCGAATACAACGCCCGCTTCGGCGATCCCGAGACACAACCGGTGCTGATGCGCATGCAGACCGACCTGGTCGATGTCATCGAGGCGATCCTGGAAAACCGCCTCGAAGAGCAGCCGATCGAGTGGAGCAGCGACGCCACCGTCTGTGTCGTCATGGCCGCCGGCGGTTATCCGGGGGACTACGAAAAAGGCAAGGCCATCTCCGGACTGGACGATGCGCTGCCTGGTGTCGAGGTCTTCCACGCCGGCACTGCCGCCAAGGAAGACCAGATCGTCACGGCAGGCGGACGCGTTCTCGCCGTGACAGCAAAGGGGCCGACCATCGGCGAAGCCATCGACCTGGCCTACCGACAGGTGGAACGGATCCATTTTGATGGCCTACAGTTCCGCAGGGACATCGGACGCCGCGCCCTGGAACGATTGCAATAA
- the purF gene encoding amidophosphoribosyltransferase: MSYERTHDLPWDKMEEECGLIGIYGPGKDVARLAYFGLFALQHRGQESAGIAVGNERAILFHKGMGLVTEAFDERKLKELQGDVAIGHVRYSTTGSSLLANAQPLIFRYSKGMMAVAHNGNLTNAAELRHNLAVTGAVFQTTTDTEVVVNLLARYGQSSLEEALIKTMIDIKGSYSLLVMTEKRLLAVRDPHGVRPLCLGRLGDAYVIASESCALDTLGADFVRDIEPGEIISIDENGLVSLKALTQPRRAACIFEYIYFARPDSVIDGISVNQARRAMGRQLALECKIDADIVIGVPDSGTAAAIGYAQESGIPFDQGLMKNRYVGRTFIQPTQEIRAQSVRLKLNAVAKAVEGKRVIMIDDSIVRGTTSGKIVQMLRHAGAKEVHMLVSSPPITHPCYYGIDTSVRKELVAATKTIEEICEMIGAESLHYLSREGLLRAMTEQNPHIADDNYCMACFCGSYPIEIPIGLDKYAMEGCGC; the protein is encoded by the coding sequence ATGTCATATGAACGCACCCACGATCTTCCTTGGGACAAGATGGAGGAAGAGTGTGGACTAATCGGGATCTATGGGCCCGGAAAAGACGTGGCCCGGTTGGCCTACTTCGGCCTCTTCGCCCTGCAACACCGCGGGCAGGAAAGCGCCGGCATCGCCGTAGGCAATGAACGGGCGATCCTCTTTCACAAGGGGATGGGCCTGGTCACGGAAGCCTTTGACGAACGCAAGCTCAAGGAACTGCAAGGGGATGTGGCCATCGGCCATGTGCGCTACTCGACGACCGGATCGAGCCTGCTTGCCAATGCCCAGCCCTTGATCTTCCGTTACAGCAAGGGCATGATGGCGGTGGCCCACAACGGCAACCTGACCAACGCGGCAGAGCTGCGTCACAACTTGGCCGTCACCGGCGCCGTCTTCCAGACGACGACCGACACCGAAGTGGTCGTCAACCTGCTGGCCCGCTACGGCCAGTCCTCCCTGGAAGAAGCCCTGATCAAGACGATGATCGATATCAAAGGCTCCTACTCGCTGCTGGTCATGACGGAAAAGCGGCTGCTGGCGGTGCGCGACCCCCACGGCGTCCGCCCCCTCTGCCTGGGCCGCCTGGGCGACGCCTATGTGATCGCCTCTGAGTCCTGTGCCCTGGATACCCTGGGCGCCGATTTCGTCCGCGACATCGAGCCGGGCGAGATCATCTCCATCGACGAAAATGGCCTCGTCTCTCTCAAGGCGCTGACCCAGCCGCGCCGGGCTGCCTGCATCTTTGAATACATCTATTTTGCCCGTCCCGACTCGGTCATCGACGGCATCAGCGTCAACCAGGCCCGCCGGGCCATGGGCCGCCAACTGGCCCTGGAGTGCAAGATCGACGCCGACATCGTCATCGGCGTTCCCGACTCAGGCACGGCGGCCGCCATCGGTTACGCCCAGGAATCGGGCATCCCCTTTGACCAGGGCTTGATGAAAAACCGCTATGTAGGACGTACCTTCATCCAGCCCACTCAGGAGATCCGCGCTCAGTCGGTGCGCTTAAAGCTGAACGCCGTCGCCAAGGCGGTGGAAGGCAAGCGGGTGATCATGATTGACGACTCCATCGTCCGCGGCACCACGAGCGGCAAGATCGTCCAAATGCTGCGCCACGCCGGGGCGAAAGAAGTGCACATGCTCGTCTCATCGCCGCCGATCACCCACCCTTGTTATTACGGCATCGACACGTCGGTCCGCAAGGAACTGGTGGCGGCCACCAAGACGATTGAGGAGATCTGCGAGATGATCGGCGCCGAAAGCCTGCACTACCTCTCCCGGGAAGGGCTCCTGCGGGCCATGACGGAACAGAACCCCCACATCGCCGATGATAACTACTGTATGGCCTGCTTCTGCGGTAGTTACCCCATCGAAATCCCCATCGGCTTAGACAAGTACGCCATGGAAGGCTGCGGCTGCTAG
- a CDS encoding phosphoribosylformylglycinamidine synthase subunit PurS: MFKAKIIITVKAGFCDPQRDALEQRLREAGDKLAAFETTAPGKSALPAVTAPSSAQNSPVLPAGLRIGRYVEFLLDTDDAEAARRQAEDFCRQRLINEVLEAFSCEIEPLSN, from the coding sequence ATGTTTAAAGCGAAGATCATCATCACCGTCAAAGCCGGCTTTTGCGATCCGCAAAGGGATGCCCTCGAACAGCGGCTCAGGGAGGCTGGCGACAAGCTGGCTGCGTTTGAGACGACAGCGCCGGGCAAGTCGGCCTTGCCGGCTGTGACGGCGCCGTCATCGGCGCAGAACAGTCCGGTCCTACCTGCCGGCCTGCGGATCGGTCGCTACGTCGAGTTCCTCCTCGATACAGATGATGCGGAGGCGGCGAGGCGGCAGGCGGAAGACTTCTGCCGCCAGCGGTTGATCAATGAGGTCTTGGAAGCCTTCAGCTGTGAGATTGAACCCTTGTCCAACTAA
- the purM gene encoding phosphoribosylformylglycinamidine cyclo-ligase yields MTEQQKQAGLTYAQAGVDITAGNRAVELMKGQVRSTFRPEVLTDIGGFGGLFALNVGRYEEPILVSGTDGVGTKLRVAMLMDRHDTIGVDCVAMCANDILVQGAEPLFFLDYLAVGKLVPEKVAAIVSGVAEGCRQAGCALIGGETAEMPGFYAEEDYDVAGFCVGVADRKKLIDGSAIRPGDVMLAIPSSGLHSNGYSLARKVFFDHAGHSVDTFLPELGKTVGEELLTPTRIYVKPVLALLEKVAVKGMAHITGGGLTENIPRVLPAGTQAAIELGSWPVPPVFTVLQAKGNIAGAEMLRTFNCGVGFILVVSPEEADQAVNILAAMGETCHRIGVIEPSARGAEAAPDVVYSGLMAWERGKGE; encoded by the coding sequence ATGACGGAGCAACAAAAACAGGCAGGCTTGACCTACGCCCAGGCAGGCGTCGACATCACCGCCGGCAACCGAGCCGTCGAACTGATGAAAGGCCAGGTCCGGAGCACCTTTCGGCCCGAAGTGCTCACCGACATCGGCGGTTTCGGCGGCCTTTTCGCCCTCAACGTCGGCAGGTATGAAGAACCGATCCTCGTCTCCGGCACCGACGGTGTCGGCACCAAGCTGCGCGTGGCCATGTTGATGGACCGCCATGACACGATCGGCGTTGACTGTGTAGCCATGTGCGCTAACGACATCCTTGTTCAGGGCGCCGAGCCGCTCTTTTTCCTCGACTACCTGGCTGTCGGCAAACTGGTTCCCGAAAAGGTGGCCGCCATCGTCTCTGGTGTAGCGGAAGGCTGCCGCCAAGCCGGCTGCGCCCTCATCGGCGGCGAGACGGCCGAGATGCCCGGCTTTTACGCCGAAGAAGACTATGACGTGGCCGGTTTTTGCGTCGGCGTAGCCGATCGCAAAAAGCTGATCGACGGCTCAGCGATTCGTCCCGGTGACGTAATGCTGGCTATCCCTTCGTCCGGATTGCACAGCAACGGTTACTCGCTGGCCCGCAAGGTCTTTTTCGACCATGCCGGCCACAGCGTCGACACCTTCTTGCCCGAACTCGGCAAAACCGTCGGCGAGGAACTGCTGACGCCGACGCGCATCTATGTCAAACCGGTCCTTGCGTTGCTGGAAAAGGTGGCCGTCAAAGGCATGGCCCATATCACCGGCGGCGGCTTGACGGAGAACATCCCCCGCGTCCTGCCGGCGGGAACCCAGGCTGCGATTGAACTGGGCAGCTGGCCCGTGCCGCCCGTCTTCACCGTGCTCCAGGCCAAGGGGAATATAGCCGGTGCCGAGATGCTGCGCACCTTCAACTGCGGCGTTGGCTTCATCCTCGTCGTCTCCCCGGAAGAGGCAGACCAAGCTGTCAATATCTTGGCGGCGATGGGGGAAACCTGTCACCGTATCGGCGTGATCGAGCCGAGCGCCCGGGGCGCCGAAGCCGCGCCTGACGTTGTCTACAGCGGCCTCATGGCTTGGGAGCGGGGGAAGGGCGAATGA